Proteins encoded within one genomic window of Actinoplanes octamycinicus:
- the trxB gene encoding thioredoxin-disulfide reductase, whose product MDEVRNLIIIGSGPSGYTAALYAARANLKPLVIEGVQSGGALMTTTEVENFPGHRDGIMGPELMDNMRAQAEKFGAEFITDDVSRVELTDKPTEAGTEGLKTVWVGDQQFFARAVILATGSAWRPIGVPGEQELLGHGVSSCATCDGFFFRGQHIVVVGGGDSAMEEATFLTRFAETVTIVHRRDSFRASKVMQRRALDNEKIKVEWNSVVEEILGSDGKVVGVRLKNVQTGETKVLDVTGVFVAIGHDPRSELFKGQVELDDEGYVKVDSPSTRTNVPGVFAAGDLVDHTYRQAITASGTGCAAALDAERFIASFVEL is encoded by the coding sequence GTGGACGAGGTCCGCAATCTGATCATCATCGGTTCGGGACCGTCCGGGTACACGGCGGCGTTGTATGCCGCGCGCGCCAACCTCAAGCCCCTCGTCATCGAGGGCGTGCAGTCCGGCGGCGCGCTGATGACCACCACCGAGGTGGAGAATTTCCCGGGTCACCGTGACGGCATCATGGGTCCCGAGCTGATGGACAACATGCGCGCCCAGGCGGAGAAGTTCGGCGCCGAGTTCATCACCGACGACGTGAGCCGGGTCGAGCTGACCGACAAGCCGACCGAGGCCGGCACCGAGGGCCTGAAAACGGTGTGGGTCGGTGACCAGCAGTTCTTCGCCCGCGCGGTGATCCTGGCGACCGGCTCCGCGTGGCGCCCGATCGGCGTGCCCGGCGAGCAGGAGCTGCTCGGCCACGGTGTCTCGTCCTGCGCCACCTGTGACGGCTTCTTCTTCCGCGGTCAGCACATCGTGGTGGTCGGCGGCGGCGACTCGGCGATGGAGGAGGCGACCTTCCTCACCCGGTTCGCCGAGACCGTGACCATCGTGCACCGCCGCGACTCGTTCCGGGCCAGCAAGGTCATGCAGAGGCGGGCGCTGGACAACGAGAAGATCAAGGTCGAGTGGAACTCGGTGGTCGAGGAGATCCTGGGTTCCGACGGCAAGGTGGTCGGCGTCCGGCTGAAGAACGTGCAGACCGGCGAGACCAAGGTGCTCGACGTGACCGGTGTCTTCGTGGCGATCGGCCACGACCCGCGCAGCGAGCTCTTCAAGGGCCAGGTCGAGCTGGACGACGAGGGCTATGTGAAGGTGGACTCGCCCAGCACCCGGACCAACGTCCCGGGCGTGTTCGCCGCCGGTGACCTGGTCGACCACACGTACCGGCAGGCGATCACCGCCTCCGGCACCGGCTGTGCCGCGGCGCTGGACGCCGAGCGCTTCATCGCTTCATTCGTAGAGCTGTAA
- the trxA gene encoding thioredoxin: MKVVTDKTFAVDVLESDKPVLVDFWAEWCVPCKKVDPLLAEIADSELGSQVEIVKVNIDENPQTALAYQVMSVPTLAIFKGGERVNLVTGAKPKSFLVNFIESAL, from the coding sequence GTGAAGGTCGTCACCGACAAGACGTTCGCCGTCGACGTGCTGGAGTCCGACAAGCCAGTGCTGGTGGATTTCTGGGCCGAGTGGTGTGTGCCGTGCAAGAAGGTCGACCCGCTGCTCGCCGAGATCGCCGACTCGGAGCTGGGCTCGCAGGTGGAGATCGTCAAGGTCAACATTGACGAGAACCCGCAGACGGCGCTCGCCTACCAGGTGATGTCGGTGCCCACGCTGGCCATCTTCAAGGGCGGCGAGCGGGTCAACCTGGTGACCGGCGCCAAGCCGAAGAGCTTCCTGGTCAACTTCATCGAGTCCGCGCTCTGA
- a CDS encoding N-acetylmuramoyl-L-alanine amidase, translating to MRSIRRGDTGPAVSEIRSILAGLELLADREPDLFDESVEDAVRAFQQSRGLGVDGMVGDETWGALDGARWRLGSRTLFHSVPGALVGEDVRALQERLLEMGYDAGRPDSIYGARTARAVAQFQREVGLVQDGSVGPQTMKALRRLGRKVVGGRPQWLREAEAFRQSGPNLVGKTIVIDPGHGGGDDTGVVVPDGPLRWTEADLVFDLAARLEGRLAAAGMRVHLTRGPQPAEPMSGSERAALANSLGADLLISLHLDGVASPAAEGVATYHYGTGSGMSSTVGERLAALVQREIVVRTGMHDCRTHAKTWDLLRLTRMPTVRVDLGYLTSPADRERLVNPMFREQIVEAILAAVQRMYFPVERDVPTGSIDVRQLRMALAERG from the coding sequence GTGCGGTCCATCCGACGCGGAGACACCGGCCCTGCCGTTTCCGAGATCCGGTCGATCCTGGCCGGCCTGGAGTTGCTCGCCGACCGTGAGCCGGATCTCTTCGACGAGAGCGTGGAGGACGCGGTCCGCGCCTTCCAGCAGAGTCGTGGGCTCGGCGTGGACGGCATGGTCGGCGACGAGACGTGGGGCGCGCTGGACGGCGCCCGCTGGCGCCTCGGCTCGCGCACGCTGTTCCACTCGGTGCCCGGCGCGCTGGTCGGCGAGGACGTCCGGGCCCTGCAGGAGCGCCTGCTGGAGATGGGCTACGACGCCGGCCGTCCGGACTCGATCTACGGCGCCCGGACCGCCCGCGCGGTCGCCCAGTTCCAGCGCGAGGTGGGCCTGGTCCAGGACGGCTCGGTCGGCCCGCAGACGATGAAGGCGTTGCGCCGGCTGGGCCGCAAGGTGGTCGGTGGCCGCCCGCAGTGGCTGCGCGAGGCGGAGGCGTTTCGGCAGTCCGGGCCGAACCTGGTGGGCAAGACCATCGTGATCGACCCCGGGCACGGCGGCGGCGACGACACCGGCGTGGTGGTGCCCGACGGGCCGCTCCGCTGGACCGAGGCCGACCTGGTGTTCGACCTGGCCGCCCGGCTCGAGGGCCGGCTCGCCGCGGCCGGCATGCGGGTGCACCTGACCCGCGGCCCGCAGCCGGCCGAGCCGATGAGCGGCTCCGAGCGCGCCGCGCTGGCCAACAGTCTCGGCGCCGACCTGCTGATCTCGCTACACCTGGACGGCGTCGCGTCGCCGGCGGCCGAGGGCGTGGCGACCTACCACTACGGCACCGGCAGCGGGATGAGCAGCACCGTCGGCGAGCGCCTCGCCGCGCTGGTGCAGCGCGAGATCGTGGTCCGCACCGGGATGCACGACTGCCGCACCCACGCCAAGACCTGGGACCTGCTGCGCCTGACCCGGATGCCGACGGTCCGCGTCGACCTGGGTTATCTGACCTCTCCGGCCGACCGCGAGCGGCTGGTCAACCCGATGTTCCGGGAGCAGATCGTCGAGGCGATCCTGGCCGCGGTGCAGCGGATGTATTTCCCGGTGGAGCGGGACGTGCCGACCGGCTCGATCGACGTCCGGCAGCTGCGGATGGCGCTGGCCGAGCGGGGCTGA
- a CDS encoding GNAT family N-acetyltransferase, with product MSRRLVNLTLDTLEDLPRPCRQCVYWELDPVSAERACASGDPGLDKEAWVSQTLLEWGSCGKLVYVDGMPAGFVMYAPPAYVPRSMAFPTSPVSADAALLTTAKVVPAFAGGGLGRMLVQGVARDLTKRGVKAIEAFGDAKPDEEKEGACVAPVDFFLSVGFKTVRPHPRYPRLRLELRTALSWKSDVEYALEKLLGSMSPEKLLRPMPATSSMEN from the coding sequence ATGTCGCGACGCCTGGTCAATCTCACTCTCGACACGCTCGAGGATCTGCCCCGGCCCTGCCGGCAGTGTGTCTACTGGGAGCTTGACCCGGTCTCCGCCGAGCGGGCCTGCGCCTCCGGCGACCCCGGGCTGGACAAGGAGGCCTGGGTCTCGCAGACACTTCTGGAGTGGGGTTCCTGCGGCAAGCTGGTCTATGTGGACGGCATGCCGGCCGGTTTCGTGATGTACGCCCCACCGGCCTACGTCCCCCGCTCGATGGCCTTCCCCACCTCGCCGGTCAGCGCCGACGCCGCGCTGCTCACCACGGCCAAGGTGGTGCCCGCGTTCGCCGGTGGCGGCCTGGGCCGGATGCTGGTGCAGGGGGTCGCCCGCGACCTCACCAAGCGCGGCGTCAAGGCGATCGAGGCTTTCGGCGACGCCAAGCCGGACGAGGAGAAGGAGGGGGCGTGCGTCGCCCCGGTCGACTTCTTCCTGTCGGTGGGCTTCAAGACGGTCCGCCCGCACCCGCGGTACCCGCGGCTGCGGCTGGAGCTGCGGACCGCCCTCTCCTGGAAGTCGGATGTGGAGTACGCGCTGGAGAAGCTGCTCGGCTCGATGAGCCCGGAGAAGCTGCTCCGCCCGATGCCGGCGACCAGCTCGATGGAGAACTGA
- a CDS encoding aminotransferase-like domain-containing protein has translation MTGTTQDDYTDRYARRVRGMTTSEIRALFAVASRPEVVSLAGGSPYIAALPLDAVGEMLNQLGSTHGATSLQYGIGQGTIELREQICEVMALSGITGASPDDVVVTVGGQQALDLLARLFLDPGDVVLAEGPTYVGALGVLQAAQAQVRHVAMDEAGLIPEALEEALLELAQAGKRAKFLYTIPTFQNPAGVTLSDERRERVLDICERAGLLVIEDDPYGLLSFEGDAPRPLRARRRDGVFYCSTFSKTFAPGLRVGWVLAPHAVREKLVMMSEANVLCPSAFAQGAVTQYLTTMPWQEQIKVYREIYRERRDALLSALTDLMPAGTTWTRPGGGLFVWATLPEGLDSKAMMPRAIAARVAYVPGTGFYADGTGRGNLRLNFSFSAPERLREGVRRLSGVMEQELAMRAVFGSSTSLSAQRRRGPAAADAPGPDLA, from the coding sequence ATGACCGGTACTACTCAGGACGACTACACCGATCGGTACGCGCGGAGGGTTCGTGGGATGACCACGTCCGAGATCCGCGCCCTGTTCGCCGTCGCCAGCCGGCCCGAGGTGGTGTCGCTGGCCGGCGGCTCGCCGTACATCGCCGCCCTGCCACTCGACGCGGTCGGCGAGATGCTGAACCAGCTCGGCTCCACGCACGGCGCCACCAGCCTGCAGTACGGCATCGGCCAGGGCACGATCGAGCTGCGGGAGCAGATCTGCGAGGTGATGGCCCTCTCCGGGATCACCGGCGCCTCCCCCGACGACGTGGTCGTCACGGTCGGCGGTCAGCAGGCCCTGGATCTGCTGGCCCGGCTGTTCCTGGACCCGGGCGACGTGGTGCTCGCCGAGGGACCGACCTATGTCGGCGCACTCGGCGTCCTCCAAGCCGCCCAGGCACAGGTGCGCCACGTGGCCATGGACGAGGCAGGGCTGATCCCGGAGGCGCTCGAGGAAGCTCTTCTCGAGTTGGCGCAGGCCGGGAAGCGAGCCAAATTCCTCTACACCATCCCGACGTTCCAGAACCCGGCCGGCGTCACGCTCTCCGACGAGCGGCGGGAGCGGGTGCTCGACATCTGCGAGCGGGCCGGGCTGCTGGTGATCGAGGACGATCCGTACGGGTTGCTGTCCTTCGAGGGCGACGCGCCGCGGCCGTTGCGGGCCCGGCGCCGCGACGGGGTCTTCTACTGCAGCACCTTCTCCAAGACGTTCGCCCCCGGCCTGCGGGTCGGCTGGGTGCTCGCCCCGCACGCCGTCCGGGAGAAACTGGTCATGATGAGCGAGGCGAACGTGCTCTGCCCGAGCGCCTTCGCGCAGGGCGCGGTCACCCAGTACCTGACCACGATGCCGTGGCAGGAGCAGATCAAGGTGTACCGGGAGATCTACCGGGAGCGGCGGGACGCCCTGCTCAGCGCGCTGACCGATCTGATGCCGGCCGGCACCACGTGGACCCGGCCGGGCGGTGGCCTGTTCGTCTGGGCCACCCTCCCCGAGGGCCTCGACTCGAAGGCGATGATGCCGCGCGCGATCGCCGCCCGGGTCGCCTACGTGCCCGGAACGGGCTTCTACGCCGACGGCACCGGCCGGGGCAACCTGCGGCTCAACTTCTCGTTCTCCGCCCCGGAGCGGCTGCGTGAGGGCGTGCGCCGCCTGTCCGGGGTGATGGAGCAGGAGCTCGCCATGCGCGCGGTCTTCGGCAGCTCCACCTCCCTCTCCGCGCAGCGCCGCCGCGGCCCGGCCGCCGCGGACGCGCCCGGACCGGACTTGGCATGA
- a CDS encoding D-alanine--D-alanine ligase family protein produces the protein MGSRDELRVLVLAGGLSYERDVSLRSGRRVLDALRSTGMTAELHDADVSLLPALQADPPDAVVIALHGATGEDGSLRGVLDLCGVPYVGADARTARLAWDKPSAKSRLREAGIPTPDWVALPHDRFSELGAVAVLDRIVERLGLPLMVKPAQGGSGLGAAVVREAADLPAAMVGCFAYDSTALVEQYVSGTRLAVSIVDLGTGPEALPIVEIVPRDGVYDYAARYTAGLTTWHVPARLDPEVAARVSETALTAYKALGLRDLSRIDVIVSEGGEPQVLGCNVSPGMTETSLLPLAVQAAGVDLGAVLGALVGRAVARQG, from the coding sequence ATGGGTTCGCGTGACGAGTTACGAGTGCTGGTGCTGGCCGGCGGCCTCTCCTACGAGCGGGACGTCTCGCTCCGGTCCGGCCGCCGGGTGCTGGACGCGCTGCGCTCCACCGGGATGACGGCGGAACTGCACGACGCCGACGTCTCGCTGCTGCCCGCGTTGCAGGCCGACCCGCCGGACGCGGTGGTCATCGCCCTGCACGGGGCGACCGGGGAGGACGGGTCGCTGCGCGGGGTGCTCGACCTGTGCGGGGTGCCCTACGTCGGCGCCGACGCGCGGACCGCCCGGCTCGCCTGGGACAAGCCGTCCGCCAAGTCCCGGCTGCGCGAGGCCGGGATCCCGACGCCGGACTGGGTGGCGTTGCCGCACGACCGGTTCTCCGAGCTGGGTGCGGTGGCGGTGCTGGACCGGATCGTCGAGCGGCTCGGGCTGCCGCTGATGGTGAAACCCGCCCAGGGCGGGTCCGGTCTGGGGGCCGCGGTGGTCCGGGAGGCGGCGGATCTTCCGGCTGCGATGGTGGGGTGCTTTGCGTACGACTCGACCGCGCTGGTCGAGCAGTATGTCAGCGGGACCCGGCTCGCCGTGTCGATCGTCGACCTGGGGACGGGGCCGGAGGCACTCCCGATCGTGGAGATCGTCCCCCGCGACGGGGTCTATGACTACGCGGCCCGTTACACGGCGGGGTTGACGACGTGGCATGTGCCGGCGCGTCTCGATCCGGAGGTGGCGGCGCGGGTGTCGGAGACGGCGTTGACGGCGTACAAGGCGCTCGGGCTGCGCGACCTGTCCCGGATCGATGTGATCGTGTCGGAGGGTGGGGAGCCGCAGGTCCTCGGGTGCAATGTGTCGCCGGGGATGACGGAGACGTCGTTGCTGCCGTTGGCGGTCCAGGCCGCCGGGGTGGACCTCGGGGCGGTCCTCGGGGCGTTGGTGGGGAGGGCGGTCGCTCGTCAGGGCTGA